The genomic stretch ACGAGGGCATCGTCACCGAAACCTTCTCGACCATCTGCGCGTTGCGGATGCGAGTCAGCATATCGGCGATAGGATCACTCATGCTCATTTACGTTTCTCCTATTACCAGCTCGCCTTGGTCAGGCCAGGGATTTCGCCGCGGAACGCGATTTCACGAATCTTGTTACGCGCCAGCCCGAATTTACGGAACGTGCCACGCGGACGACCGGTGATTGCGCAACGGTTGCGCTTACGGGTCGGGTTGGAATTGCGCGGCAGTTGCTGCAGCTCGAGACGAGCCGAGTAACGCTCCTCTTCCGACTTGCTTTGGTCGTCGATGATTGCCTTCAGTTCAGCACGCTTCGGTGCGAACTTGGCAGCCAGGCGCGCACGCTTCTTTTCACGTTCGATCAGTGCCAGTTTAGCCACGGTAACCTCAGTTTCTGAACGGGAACTTGAAGCTGGCGAGCAGTGCCTTTGCTTCGTCGTCAGTCTTCGCAGTCGTCGTGATGCTGATGTTCAGCCCACGCAGCGCGTCGATTTTGTCGTAGTCGATTTCGGGGAAAATGATCTGCTCTTTCACACCGATGTTGTAGTTGCCACGACCGTCGAATGCACGGCCCGACACGCCACGGAAGTCGCGCACACGCGGGAGCGCGACCGTCACGAAACGGTCCAGGAATTCGTACATTGCCTGGCCACGCAGCGTGACCATTGCACCGATCGGGTAACCCTGACGGATCTTGAAGCCCGCGATTGCCTTGCGCGCTTTCGTGATGACCGGCTTCTGGCCCGCGATCTTCGTCAGATCGCCGACGGCGTTCTCGATGATCTTCTTGTCAGCGACGGCTTCGCCAAGACCCATGTTCAGGGTGATCTTGGTGATGCGCGGCACTTCCATCACGGACTTGTAACCGAACTTCTCGATCAGGCCAGGAACAACCTTCTCTTTATAAAATTCTTGCAAACGTGCCATTTTTTACTCCGCGTCAGGCGCTCAGCACAGCACCGGTCGTCTTCAGGAAACGGACCTTCTTGTCCCCTTCGACCTTGATGCCGACACGCGACGGCTTGCCGTTCGCG from Paraburkholderia phymatum STM815 encodes the following:
- the rplE gene encoding 50S ribosomal protein L5, translated to MARLQEFYKEKVVPGLIEKFGYKSVMEVPRITKITLNMGLGEAVADKKIIENAVGDLTKIAGQKPVITKARKAIAGFKIRQGYPIGAMVTLRGQAMYEFLDRFVTVALPRVRDFRGVSGRAFDGRGNYNIGVKEQIIFPEIDYDKIDALRGLNISITTTAKTDDEAKALLASFKFPFRN
- the rpsN gene encoding 30S ribosomal protein S14; this encodes MAKLALIEREKKRARLAAKFAPKRAELKAIIDDQSKSEEERYSARLELQQLPRNSNPTRKRNRCAITGRPRGTFRKFGLARNKIREIAFRGEIPGLTKASW